One window of candidate division KSB1 bacterium genomic DNA carries:
- a CDS encoding fucose isomerase, protein MQSYLVPRLRKPPRCKRGEVYLIASGDLRLAANQTCWPAQMAMEQRLVAALQEMGAKVIRAHEYNPALGHGFIWNQRMGMDVLQRVPPEAPLIVAEAVWQYSYHVLAGLRDHRGPILTVANWSGQWPGLVGLLNLNGSLTKMGVAYSTIWSENFTDAFFLKGVQQWLRTGRIRHDLSHVRPLNPDKLPKAEARLGTALARQLQREKAILGVFDEGCMGMYNAIIEDELLNPAGLYKERLSQSALVAAMREVTEAEALQARRWLEQRGMRFITGTNEETELTDAQVHEQLKMYIAAVRLAAEFHCDAIGIQYQQGLQDMAPASDLAEGLLNNVERPPVFRRGTNEELFAGQALPHFNEVDEGSAVDALVTNRVWRAMGFDPATTLHDVRWGAPYHGDGIDDFVWVFMISGAAPASHLVGGYAGATSERQPPMYFRLGGGTLKGVSKPGEIVWSRVYVERGRLYVDLGRGTAVALPAEETARRWQATTPQWPIMHAVLHGVSRDQMMAKHKSNHVQVAYAPNAKAADQALAAKAAMFAEMGLTVRLCGTVKVG, encoded by the coding sequence ATGCAATCCTATCTTGTTCCCCGGTTGCGCAAACCGCCGCGATGCAAACGCGGAGAAGTTTATTTGATCGCGAGCGGCGATTTGCGTCTCGCTGCCAATCAAACCTGCTGGCCGGCGCAAATGGCAATGGAGCAGCGCCTGGTCGCCGCTTTGCAGGAAATGGGTGCAAAAGTCATCCGTGCGCATGAGTACAATCCTGCGCTGGGACATGGATTCATCTGGAATCAACGCATGGGCATGGACGTGTTGCAACGGGTTCCACCGGAGGCACCCCTGATTGTGGCAGAAGCGGTGTGGCAGTACAGTTATCATGTGCTGGCGGGTTTGCGCGATCATCGCGGCCCGATTTTGACGGTTGCCAACTGGAGCGGGCAATGGCCGGGTCTGGTCGGCCTGTTGAATCTCAATGGTTCCCTCACCAAGATGGGCGTGGCTTACAGCACGATCTGGAGTGAAAATTTCACCGATGCTTTTTTTCTGAAGGGCGTGCAGCAGTGGCTGCGAACCGGCAGGATTCGGCATGATCTCTCCCACGTCCGGCCGTTGAACCCCGACAAGCTGCCCAAAGCCGAGGCCCGCCTCGGCACGGCGCTGGCGCGTCAACTGCAGCGGGAGAAGGCCATTCTCGGCGTGTTTGACGAGGGCTGCATGGGCATGTACAACGCCATCATCGAGGATGAGTTGCTGAACCCGGCGGGCCTGTACAAGGAACGCCTGAGCCAGTCGGCGTTGGTGGCGGCCATGCGCGAGGTGACGGAGGCAGAGGCCCTGCAAGCGCGTCGCTGGCTGGAGCAACGCGGCATGCGGTTCATTACCGGCACCAATGAAGAGACGGAATTGACTGATGCCCAGGTTCACGAGCAATTGAAGATGTACATTGCAGCCGTGCGCCTCGCCGCCGAGTTTCACTGTGACGCCATTGGCATCCAATATCAGCAGGGCTTGCAGGACATGGCGCCCGCCTCGGATCTCGCCGAGGGGCTTTTGAACAATGTCGAGCGGCCGCCGGTTTTTCGCAGGGGCACGAATGAGGAATTGTTTGCCGGACAGGCGCTGCCGCATTTCAATGAGGTGGATGAAGGCAGTGCCGTGGATGCGCTGGTGACCAATCGCGTCTGGCGGGCGATGGGCTTTGATCCCGCCACCACCCTGCATGATGTGCGCTGGGGCGCGCCTTATCACGGCGACGGCATCGACGATTTTGTCTGGGTGTTCATGATTTCCGGCGCTGCGCCCGCCTCGCATTTGGTTGGCGGATATGCCGGCGCCACTTCGGAACGGCAGCCGCCGATGTATTTTCGTTTGGGGGGCGGCACGCTCAAAGGCGTCAGCAAACCGGGCGAAATTGTCTGGAGCCGGGTGTATGTGGAACGCGGCCGGTTGTACGTCGATCTCGGCCGCGGCACCGCCGTCGCCCTGCCTGCGGAAGAAACGGCCCGGCGCTGGCAGGCCACCACCCCGCAATGGCCGATCATGCACGCTGTGTTGCACGGTGTCTCGCGTGACCAGATGATGGCAAAGCACAAATCCAATCACGTGCAAGTGGCTTACGCTCCCAATGCAAAAGCTGCTGATCAAGCTCTGGCAGCCAAGGCGGCAATGTTCGCGGAAATGGGATTAACCGTGCGGCTGTGCGGCACAGTAAAGGTGGGTTGA
- a CDS encoding ArgE/DapE family deacylase — protein sequence MHRAIAIARDLIAIPSVNPMGKNLRGEIYSEKQVAAYVAQFLSALGVAVEVEAPDPEHPNVIARIDAGRRETLLLEAHMDTVSHENMSIAPFDPKIENGLLFGRGSCDTKSGLAVYLYAIERMLQAGHAWARNLILAAVHDEEFSFSGAKQLARRGIAATFAIASEPTSLQVIHAHKGVCRFLLVTHGRSAHAALPWLGESAIYKMGEVIRRLEDYSRRLGGSVHPELGPATVNLGRIWGGETVNTVPATCTMEIDHRLLPGDDYDTIRAGIEQALQGMTGYDIAPPYLQVPGMYVAKNSPACRSLVQACHAAGWKPQVQTAHYATDASILCGAGIPTLVFGPGDIAQAHTAAEHIRLGEIELAGEIILALLRA from the coding sequence ATGCATCGTGCCATTGCCATCGCCCGTGATTTGATTGCCATTCCCTCGGTGAATCCCATGGGCAAAAATCTCCGGGGCGAAATTTACTCGGAGAAACAGGTGGCTGCTTATGTGGCGCAGTTTCTCTCGGCCCTGGGCGTGGCTGTGGAGGTGGAGGCGCCTGATCCCGAGCATCCCAACGTCATTGCCCGCATCGACGCCGGCCGGCGCGAGACGCTGCTGCTGGAAGCGCACATGGACACGGTTTCCCACGAGAACATGAGCATCGCGCCGTTCGATCCGAAGATCGAAAATGGCCTGTTGTTCGGCCGCGGATCGTGCGACACCAAATCGGGTCTCGCCGTGTACCTGTATGCCATCGAGCGGATGCTGCAGGCCGGCCACGCCTGGGCGCGCAACCTGATTCTGGCCGCCGTGCATGACGAGGAATTTTCCTTCAGCGGCGCCAAACAACTGGCCCGGCGCGGCATCGCTGCGACCTTTGCAATTGCGAGTGAGCCAACCTCGCTGCAGGTGATTCATGCGCACAAAGGCGTGTGCCGCTTTCTGCTGGTGACGCACGGCAGGAGCGCGCACGCCGCCCTGCCCTGGTTGGGAGAAAGTGCCATTTACAAAATGGGAGAAGTGATCCGACGGTTGGAGGACTACAGCCGGCGGTTGGGCGGGAGCGTGCATCCGGAGTTGGGACCGGCCACCGTGAATCTCGGAAGAATTTGGGGCGGTGAAACGGTCAATACCGTCCCCGCAACCTGCACGATGGAAATCGATCATCGCCTGTTGCCCGGCGATGATTATGACACGATTCGCGCCGGCATCGAACAGGCGTTGCAGGGAATGACGGGATATGACATCGCGCCGCCATACCTGCAGGTGCCGGGTATGTACGTCGCGAAAAACAGTCCGGCATGTCGCAGCCTGGTGCAGGCCTGTCACGCCGCCGGCTGGAAGCCGCAGGTGCAAACCGCACACTATGCCACCGATGCCTCCATTTTGTGCGGCGCGGGCATCCCGACCCTCGTGTTTGGCCCGGGCGATATTGCGCAGGCGCACACCGCCGCCGAACACATTCGCCTGGGCGAGATCGAACTGGCGGGGGAAATCATCTTGGCATTGCTGCGGGCTTGA
- a CDS encoding deoxynucleoside kinase, whose protein sequence is MTSAKKLFLAMAGNIGAGKTTAAKLISQHFDFELFDEPVIDNRFLKDYYADMRRWSFTLQLEFLIRRVEHHELIRTVPKSCIQDRTLYEDPEIFAKYLHGLGCMDNRELDLYFEYFHRLQRDLQHPDLILMLSVEQVSTLLERIRRRGRAEERGIDEAFLAGLNAYYSTFPLVCEKKYGIPIHQIAADKLDIRSPAGKKAFLQEVEKALAAAGLA, encoded by the coding sequence ATGACTTCCGCCAAAAAGCTGTTCCTGGCGATGGCCGGCAACATCGGCGCCGGCAAAACCACCGCCGCCAAACTCATCAGCCAGCATTTTGATTTCGAACTGTTCGATGAGCCGGTGATCGACAATCGTTTTCTGAAGGACTACTATGCCGACATGCGGCGCTGGTCGTTCACTTTGCAGCTCGAGTTTCTCATCCGTCGTGTCGAGCATCATGAACTGATCCGGACTGTGCCCAAAAGCTGCATTCAAGACCGCACGCTGTACGAAGATCCGGAAATCTTCGCCAAATATCTGCATGGCCTGGGCTGCATGGACAATCGCGAGCTGGATTTGTATTTTGAATACTTCCACCGGCTGCAGCGGGATCTGCAGCATCCCGATCTCATTCTGATGCTGAGCGTCGAGCAGGTGTCAACCCTGCTCGAGCGCATCCGCCGGCGCGGCCGCGCCGAAGAGCGCGGCATCGATGAAGCATTTCTGGCGGGATTGAATGCCTATTACTCCACCTTCCCGCTGGTGTGTGAGAAGAAGTACGGCATTCCCATTCACCAAATCGCGGCCGACAAGCTGGACATCCGCTCGCCCGCCGGCAAGAAGGCGTTTCTGCAGGAGGTGGAGAAGGCGCTCGCGGCAGCGGGACTGGCGTGA
- a CDS encoding aldo/keto reductase, with protein sequence MKFRQFGKTDLQVSEIGFGAWGIGGPAMAGSRPIGWGKVDDAESLAALHAAAERGVNFIDTADFYGLGHSETLIGRAFGNRPDMLIATKVGHRLDRENRLVLDYSRAHIIAACEASLRRLRRDTIDYYQLHSAKVPHLENGECLEAMIRLQEQGKIRYWGVSLNTFNPFPEAEFLLQRGLGDGLQLVFNIINQRATGLLARAAAQGYGIIARMPLQFGLLAGKFNRHTRFPADDHRHFRLNPALLAEAEQALAPVWQIQQRLQLTPVAFSLSFVLSFPAITTVIPGIKTVQQAIENTVELASLPAAEVAALQQLYEESLSRLVKLMEAAE encoded by the coding sequence ATGAAATTCCGACAATTCGGCAAGACGGACTTGCAGGTCAGTGAGATCGGTTTCGGTGCATGGGGCATTGGTGGGCCGGCAATGGCCGGCTCCCGGCCCATTGGCTGGGGCAAAGTGGATGATGCCGAATCGCTGGCCGCGCTTCATGCCGCGGCGGAGCGTGGCGTCAATTTCATCGACACCGCGGATTTCTACGGGCTGGGACATTCCGAAACCCTGATCGGCCGGGCTTTCGGCAACCGCCCTGACATGCTGATCGCCACCAAAGTCGGGCACCGCCTGGATCGGGAGAACCGCCTGGTGCTCGATTATTCCCGCGCGCACATTATTGCCGCATGCGAAGCCAGCCTGCGCCGGCTGCGGCGCGACACCATCGACTACTACCAATTGCATTCCGCAAAAGTGCCGCATTTGGAGAACGGCGAATGCCTGGAGGCCATGATCCGCCTGCAGGAACAGGGCAAAATTCGCTATTGGGGAGTCTCCCTCAATACCTTCAATCCTTTCCCGGAAGCGGAATTTCTGCTCCAGCGCGGTCTGGGCGACGGGCTGCAACTCGTCTTCAACATCATCAATCAACGCGCCACCGGTTTGCTGGCGCGTGCTGCAGCACAGGGTTACGGCATCATCGCGCGCATGCCGCTGCAGTTCGGTCTGCTCGCCGGCAAATTCAACCGTCACACCCGTTTTCCCGCCGATGATCATCGGCATTTTCGCCTGAACCCGGCGCTTCTGGCCGAGGCGGAACAGGCGCTGGCACCGGTTTGGCAGATCCAGCAGCGCCTGCAACTCACACCGGTGGCTTTCAGCTTGAGCTTCGTGCTCAGCTTTCCCGCGATTACCACCGTCATCCCCGGCATCAAGACAGTGCAGCAGGCCATCGAGAATACTGTGGAACTGGCTTCGCTGCCGGCGGCCGAGGTGGCGGCACTGCAGCAACTCTACGAGGAAAGCCTGTCTCGGCTGGTGAAGTTGATGGAAGCCGCCGAATAA
- a CDS encoding L-rhamnose isomerase, whose product MNSSLISKAYDLARERYAEFGVDTEAALAQLQQLSISLQCWQGDDVAGFERAGAALADGGIQVTGNYPGRARTADELRADAEQAFALIPGRHRFNLHAMYGEFGGRQVDRDAISIEHFQGWIDWAASRQLQLDFNATCFSHPLAAGGFTLSHPDQAVRAFWIEHVQRCRAISAGIGRRLGSPCLHNLWIPDGMKDLPADRWRPRARLRESLDAIFQTAYSPGEMKDALEGKLFGLGSEAYVVGSHEFYLGYALRHGKIICLDLGHFHPTEVVADKLSALLQFFPELLLHVSRGVRWDSDHVVILNDEVRAVAEEIVRGQALTRVHLALDFFDASIHRVAAWVIGTRATLKALLLALLEPREQLCQLEAAGDYSGRLALLEETKTLPFGAVWDHYCLRMNVPPGMAWLQELKQYEKEVTSRRE is encoded by the coding sequence ATGAATTCATCCCTCATAAGCAAGGCCTACGATCTTGCCCGCGAGCGCTATGCCGAATTCGGCGTGGACACGGAGGCGGCGCTGGCGCAACTGCAGCAGCTTTCCATTTCGCTGCAGTGCTGGCAGGGAGATGATGTGGCAGGCTTCGAACGCGCCGGCGCGGCACTGGCGGACGGCGGCATTCAAGTGACCGGCAATTATCCCGGCAGGGCGCGCACCGCGGACGAATTGCGCGCCGACGCGGAACAAGCCTTCGCCTTGATTCCCGGCCGGCATCGCTTCAATTTGCATGCGATGTACGGCGAGTTTGGCGGCCGGCAGGTCGATCGCGACGCCATCAGCATCGAACATTTTCAGGGCTGGATCGACTGGGCGGCGAGCCGGCAGCTCCAACTCGATTTCAACGCCACATGTTTTTCCCATCCCCTGGCCGCCGGCGGCTTCACGCTGAGCCACCCTGATCAGGCGGTGCGTGCCTTCTGGATCGAACACGTGCAGCGCTGCCGTGCGATCAGTGCCGGGATCGGACGCCGCCTGGGCAGTCCGTGCCTGCACAATCTGTGGATTCCCGACGGCATGAAGGATTTGCCCGCCGATCGCTGGCGTCCGCGCGCCCGCCTGCGCGAATCGCTCGATGCAATCTTTCAGACGGCTTATTCGCCCGGGGAAATGAAGGATGCGCTGGAGGGCAAGCTGTTCGGCCTGGGCAGCGAGGCCTATGTCGTCGGCTCACATGAATTCTATCTCGGCTATGCCCTGCGCCACGGCAAGATCATCTGCCTCGATCTCGGCCATTTTCACCCCACCGAAGTGGTGGCCGACAAACTTTCCGCACTGTTGCAGTTTTTCCCCGAGCTGCTGCTGCATGTCAGCCGCGGCGTCCGCTGGGACAGCGACCATGTCGTGATCCTCAACGACGAGGTGCGGGCGGTGGCCGAGGAGATCGTGCGCGGTCAGGCACTGACCCGCGTTCATCTCGCGCTGGATTTTTTTGATGCCAGCATCCATCGCGTCGCGGCGTGGGTGATCGGCACGCGCGCCACGCTCAAGGCGCTGCTGCTGGCGCTGCTGGAGCCCCGCGAGCAATTGTGTCAGCTCGAAGCAGCGGGCGATTACAGCGGCCGGCTCGCCTTGTTGGAGGAAACGAAAACCCTGCCGTTCGGCGCAGTGTGGGATCACTACTGCCTGCGAATGAATGTGCCCCCGGGCATGGCCTGGCTCCAGGAACTGAAGCAGTATGAAAAGGAAGTGACGAGCAGGCGGGAATGA
- a CDS encoding FGGY-family carbohydrate kinase: MGSLLLGIDVGTYSSKGVLVEPDGKVLRTEVVEHEMEVPRPGWAEQDAEAVWWGDVVKICRALLDGHPYSGDDVAGLAVSAIGPCLLPLDQSGKPLRKGILYGVDARAGAEIEWLNQKLGEDNIYAFSGMALSSQAVGPKILWLQRHEPEVWQRTAHLTTASSYLIYRLTGEKVMDRHTASHYMPLMDISKLVWSPRFADAVVPLDRLPRLGWSDEVAGQVSALGAAATGLKVGTPVAVGAVDALSEAISVGAVQPGDLMIMYGSTAFFILVIGKPTPDPRMWTVAGAFRGQYNLAAGMSTTGSLTRWFRDELAPDLPDEAAYATLFQQAEKVVPGAGGLLVLPYFSGERTPINDPKARGIIAGLTLAHGRAHLFRAVLEGVGYGIRHNLETFQQVGAEVKRIVAVGGGTKSTVWLQIVSDIAGVPQIVPEVTIGASYGDAFLAGLAAGVLQRDDLAHWVRAKNIIQPRSSRTHGYDQLYQDYLLLYQRTREIAHRLDHFNLQP, encoded by the coding sequence ATGGGATCACTTTTACTTGGAATTGACGTCGGCACTTACAGTAGCAAGGGTGTGTTGGTTGAGCCTGACGGCAAAGTTTTGCGAACCGAAGTGGTCGAGCATGAGATGGAGGTCCCGCGCCCCGGTTGGGCGGAGCAGGATGCCGAGGCCGTCTGGTGGGGCGATGTTGTCAAGATTTGCCGCGCGTTGCTGGACGGCCATCCCTACTCCGGTGATGACGTTGCAGGCCTGGCAGTGAGCGCGATTGGACCCTGCCTGCTGCCGTTGGATCAGTCCGGCAAACCGTTGCGCAAGGGCATTCTCTATGGTGTCGATGCGCGTGCCGGCGCGGAGATTGAATGGCTCAACCAAAAACTCGGTGAAGACAATATCTACGCCTTCTCGGGCATGGCGTTGAGCAGTCAGGCCGTCGGACCGAAGATTCTTTGGCTGCAGCGCCATGAGCCGGAGGTGTGGCAGCGCACCGCGCATCTCACCACCGCCAGCAGTTATCTCATTTACCGCTTGACGGGTGAGAAAGTGATGGATCGCCACACCGCCAGCCACTACATGCCGCTGATGGATATTTCCAAGCTGGTATGGTCACCGCGCTTTGCTGATGCGGTCGTGCCGCTCGACCGTTTGCCGCGTTTGGGTTGGAGTGATGAAGTTGCCGGTCAGGTGAGCGCATTGGGCGCAGCCGCAACCGGCCTCAAAGTTGGAACGCCGGTGGCCGTGGGTGCGGTCGACGCGCTGAGCGAAGCCATCAGTGTTGGCGCGGTGCAGCCCGGTGATTTGATGATCATGTACGGCAGCACCGCCTTTTTCATCCTGGTAATCGGCAAGCCAACCCCCGATCCGCGCATGTGGACCGTGGCCGGTGCGTTTCGGGGGCAATACAATCTCGCCGCGGGCATGTCCACCACCGGCTCGCTCACGCGCTGGTTTCGCGATGAGCTTGCCCCTGATCTGCCAGATGAAGCCGCTTATGCGACGCTGTTTCAGCAGGCGGAAAAAGTGGTGCCGGGCGCAGGCGGATTGCTGGTGCTGCCCTACTTCAGCGGCGAGCGCACGCCCATCAATGATCCCAAAGCGCGCGGGATTATTGCCGGTCTCACGCTGGCACATGGGCGCGCGCATTTGTTTCGCGCGGTGCTGGAAGGCGTGGGCTATGGCATTCGTCACAACCTCGAGACGTTCCAGCAAGTCGGCGCGGAGGTGAAGCGGATCGTGGCGGTGGGCGGCGGCACCAAAAGCACGGTGTGGCTGCAAATCGTTTCCGATATCGCCGGCGTGCCGCAAATCGTGCCGGAAGTGACGATTGGCGCAAGCTATGGCGATGCGTTCCTGGCGGGGCTGGCGGCCGGCGTGCTGCAACGCGATGACCTCGCCCACTGGGTGCGCGCCAAAAACATCATTCAACCCAGGAGCAGCCGCACACACGGCTACGATCAACTCTATCAGGACTATTTGCTGCTCTATCAGCGCACCCGCGAAATCGCACACCGGCTCGATCATTTCAATTTGCAGCCCTGA
- a CDS encoding bifunctional 4-hydroxy-2-oxoglutarate aldolase/2-dehydro-3-deoxy-phosphogluconate aldolase, translating into MARFDRMTVLRTMLDSGLVPVFYESQPEVAQKVAAACYAGGARLLEFTNRGEAALPVFTQLAAFAAANLPELILGVGSIVDAPTAGLFIASGANFVVGPVFNPEVARLCNRRKIAYSPGCGSVSEISAAEEWGVEIVKIFPGAQVGGPAFVKAVLGPMPWTRIMPTGGVEATKESVQEWIKAGTACLGMGSNLIRKELVKAGDFDTIRDNVSQVLAWIAAARAK; encoded by the coding sequence ATGGCTCGCTTTGATCGCATGACAGTTTTGCGCACCATGCTGGACAGTGGCTTGGTGCCGGTGTTCTATGAATCCCAGCCGGAGGTGGCGCAGAAAGTCGCCGCGGCCTGTTATGCCGGCGGCGCACGGCTGCTGGAATTCACCAACCGCGGCGAGGCCGCGTTGCCGGTGTTCACGCAACTGGCTGCCTTTGCCGCTGCCAATCTTCCGGAATTGATTTTGGGGGTCGGCTCGATTGTCGATGCGCCGACTGCCGGGTTGTTTATCGCGAGTGGCGCCAACTTTGTCGTGGGGCCGGTGTTCAATCCCGAAGTCGCCAGGCTGTGCAACCGGCGTAAGATCGCCTATTCACCGGGCTGCGGCAGTGTCAGTGAGATTTCGGCGGCCGAGGAATGGGGCGTGGAAATCGTGAAGATTTTTCCCGGGGCGCAAGTGGGTGGCCCGGCATTTGTGAAAGCCGTGCTCGGACCGATGCCGTGGACTCGCATCATGCCCACCGGCGGTGTCGAAGCCACGAAAGAAAGCGTGCAGGAATGGATCAAGGCCGGCACCGCCTGCCTGGGGATGGGCAGCAATCTCATTCGCAAAGAGCTGGTCAAAGCCGGCGACTTCGACACGATCCGTGACAACGTCAGTCAGGTGCTGGCCTGGATCGCGGCAGCCCGGGCCAAGTGA